CCGTTCGTCACCTTGCGGAAGATCACGGACGGGCGGATTTCCTGCTCACTGACGTTGTTGGTCGGTGGCACGCGGCGGTCGCTGAGAAAGACAAAGAACTTGCCGCGCCACGCCTTGATCTGGCGCTGCAGTTCGCGGCCAGCCGGATGGGCAGCGGGGACACCGAGCAGCGCATCGAGGCGGCGCTCGGCCTTGGCGGCGTAAGCGGCGAGCGTGCTGTCCTTCAACTCCGGTCTTCGCTTGCCGACACGGATGGCCCAGCGCAGATGATCCCGGAGTTTCGGCGCCACCACGCTGTCGCCGCAGTCGATGGCGTACTGAACGTCGCGTAAGACATGGGCCAGGCAGACCTGATGAACTTGCCCCAGCTCCTGCTGGCCGGCGTAGCGGTCAGAGACCCACACCTCGGGTCGATGATCCCCCAGAATGTCGGCGGCGACCGCCCGTCCCCGGCTGGGGGCAATGGTGTGCAGCACAGCCTCATCGGACTGGAACACCCACTGCCAGTGGGTCACGCCGTCAACCCGGGTTGTGGTTTCGTCCGAGGCGATGACGGGAGCGGTCAGGAGCTTGGTCTTGATCGCCGCGCAGGCAGTATCGAACGCCGACCCCATGCGGCGGAAGGCATTGGCGATGGCGCCTTCGGAGATGCTCAGCCCAAACACCTCCTTCAGCAGGCGCGACAGCCGCTCGAAGCCGACATGATGGCTGTGATGCAGGTAGGCCAGCAGCGAGCGGATCCCTGGGCCGAAGGGCGTTCCCGGCGGCATGGCGGCGGGCGGTTCAGCCCGATAGCGCCGTCCACACGAACCGCAGCGGCCGCCGAACAGCTCCACCCGCGTCACCACCGGGCGGACTTCGGGCAGGTCAATGTGGTCGTAGCGATGCCGGCAGCGCTGTCCCGCTGCCAACAGCGCCGTTTGGCAATGCGGGCATTCCTCGGCGAGACGGCGCTCGGTGCGATCAGGGTCGGGCGTGAGCGGCCGCGCGACACCGGGACGGGACGGCCGCGGTTTGCGCCCCCGCTTCGCCTTGCCGGTCTTGCCCCCGGGGCCATCCTGGGACGGCGGGATGTGCGAGTTCGCCGAGGTCTTCTTCGGCTTGCCGACCAAGGCTTCCAGTTCGGCAATCCGTGCGGCCATGCGCTCGATCAGCGCCGCCTGCTCGATTAGCAGGGCGTCCTTCTCGGCGTCGCTCAGGCGATAACGCGGCGGAACTGTCATCCCGCCTTTGACTCACGTCAGCCCCCCACGACGCAACACCGGATCGTCACCCCACCCCCAATGCGCGCAACCCCGAGCCGGCTCGAGCCGGCGTCACGCGCTCAGCCAGCCAGGTGAGCAAATACGGCGGTTCAGCCCGATAGCGCCGTCCACACGAACCGCAGCGGCCGCCGAACAGCTCCACCCGCGTCACCACCGGGCGGACTTCGGGCAGGTCAATGTGGTCGTAGCGATGCCGGCAGCGCTGTCCCGCTGCCAACAGCGCCGTTTGGCAATGCGGGCATTCCTCGGCGAGACGGCGCTCGGTGCGATCAGGGTCGGGCGTGAGCGGCCGCGCGACACCGGGACGGGACGGCCGCGGTTTGCGCCCCCGCTTCGCCTTGCCGGTCTTGCCCCCGGGGCCATCCTGGGACGGCGGGATGTGCGAGTTCGCCGAGGTCTTCTTCGGCTTGCCGACCAAGGCTTCCAGTTCGGCAATCCGTGCGGCCATGCGCTCGATCAGCGCCGCCTGCTCGATTAGCAGGGCGTCCTTCTCGGCGTCGCTCAGGCGATAACGCGGCGGAACTGTCATCCCGCCTTTGACTCACGTCAGCCCCCCACGACGCAACACCGGATCGTCACCCCACCCCCAATGCGCGCAACCCCGAGCCGGCTCGAGCCGGCGTCACGCGCTCAGCCAGCCAGGTGAGCAAATACGACGAAACTGTTC
The Azospirillum sp. TSA2s DNA segment above includes these coding regions:
- a CDS encoding IS66 family transposase codes for the protein MTVPPRYRLSDAEKDALLIEQAALIERMAARIAELEALVGKPKKTSANSHIPPSQDGPGGKTGKAKRGRKPRPSRPGVARPLTPDPDRTERRLAEECPHCQTALLAAGQRCRHRYDHIDLPEVRPVVTRVELFGGRCGSCGRRYRAEPPAAMPPGTPFGPGIRSLLAYLHHSHHVGFERLSRLLKEVFGLSISEGAIANAFRRMGSAFDTACAAIKTKLLTAPVIASDETTTRVDGVTHWQWVFQSDEAVLHTIAPSRGRAVAADILGDHRPEVWVSDRYAGQQELGQVHQVCLAHVLRDVQYAIDCGDSVVAPKLRDHLRWAIRVGKRRPELKDSTLAAYAAKAERRLDALLGVPAAHPAGRELQRQIKAWRGKFFVFLSDRRVPPTNNVSEQEIRPSVIFRKVTNGFRSDWGPGIHAGYRSVTGTARRQGQSAWTAIRNLIDGTFVVA